One window of Neptuniibacter halophilus genomic DNA carries:
- a CDS encoding PilW family protein, producing MKGYRISHQAGFSLVELMIALLLGLLLMAGVLQIFSSSSVTYSVNMALANLQDNGRIAMALLTRDLRLTGYSGCSAYTSQTNIIRTDGSQPVDYLDLEPGINGQNDLGSVRFGSRTTVPGSDLLEVRYAGSESCVIRTHNPASAVMHCEENHAFSPGEVLVATDCSHSAIFMMSGPDNPGNTIVHNSGNGSSIGNCSKGLGPDVDCSSTLGEQYAFNLGTVRRLKFARYFIAANDREGTSLYRQSIQRVSGIPVLRSNELVEGVEDMQILYGEDTDKDGTANRYIPFDRVADRDEIVSVRVSLLLQTTRNNIAKAPQILHFNGVQQRFDDGRLRKVFSSTIALRNKLL from the coding sequence ATGAAGGGATACCGCATCAGTCATCAGGCGGGGTTCAGTTTAGTCGAGCTGATGATTGCTCTGTTGCTGGGGCTGTTACTCATGGCGGGCGTGCTGCAGATTTTCAGCAGTAGCTCCGTAACCTACAGCGTTAATATGGCTCTGGCCAATTTGCAGGATAATGGCCGGATTGCAATGGCGCTACTTACCCGTGATCTGCGCTTAACGGGGTACAGTGGTTGCAGCGCCTATACCTCCCAAACAAATATCATACGCACAGATGGTTCCCAGCCTGTTGATTACCTCGATCTGGAGCCAGGAATCAATGGTCAGAACGACCTTGGCTCTGTGCGTTTCGGTAGCAGAACGACAGTTCCCGGTTCCGATCTGCTGGAGGTTCGTTATGCAGGCAGCGAAAGTTGTGTTATACGCACCCATAATCCCGCCTCAGCAGTCATGCACTGCGAAGAAAACCATGCATTCAGCCCGGGTGAGGTTCTGGTTGCAACGGATTGCAGTCACTCGGCAATTTTTATGATGTCCGGGCCGGATAACCCCGGGAATACGATTGTCCACAATTCAGGCAATGGGAGTTCAATAGGGAATTGCTCTAAAGGGCTGGGGCCCGATGTCGATTGCAGCTCAACTCTGGGGGAGCAATATGCTTTCAATCTAGGGACGGTGCGGCGCCTGAAATTTGCCCGGTATTTCATCGCAGCTAACGACAGAGAGGGGACGTCCCTCTATCGCCAGAGCATACAGCGAGTATCGGGAATTCCGGTTCTCAGATCCAATGAGCTGGTCGAAGGGGTTGAGGATATGCAGATCCTCTATGGTGAAGACACCGATAAAGACGGTACTGCCAACCGGTATATCCCTTTCGACCGGGTCGCAGACAGGGATGAGATTGTCAGTGTACGGGTCAGCCTGTTGCTGCAAACTACCCGGAATAATATTGCCAAAGCGCCTCAGATATTGCACTTCAACGGGGTTCAACAGCGCTTTGATGATGGCCGTCTGCGTAAGGTGTTCAGCAGTACCATTGCTTTGAGGAATAAGCTGCTATGA
- the pilV gene encoding type IV pilus modification protein PilV, producing MTKQSGFNLLEVMIALVVLSVGLLGLAAMQLNSLKLNQSAYMRSQATLLAYDIIDRMRANREAVSRGSYFNEQGVTHSHCMSYSGPVSGCSAAEMAVNDLAEWQTRLGDELANGAGRICRSNLAGDQPGQPDCDANDSANPVVVYIWWHDGRGDRTSPITQFAVSAQL from the coding sequence ATGACTAAACAGTCCGGCTTTAACCTGCTTGAGGTCATGATTGCGCTGGTGGTATTGAGCGTGGGTTTGCTAGGGCTCGCGGCGATGCAGCTAAATTCGCTGAAGCTGAACCAGAGCGCATATATGCGCAGTCAGGCCACGTTGCTGGCTTATGACATTATCGACCGGATGCGGGCGAACAGGGAAGCGGTATCGCGGGGAAGCTATTTTAATGAACAAGGGGTAACCCATAGCCACTGTATGAGTTATAGCGGACCGGTGAGTGGTTGCAGCGCGGCGGAGATGGCTGTAAATGATCTGGCAGAATGGCAGACTCGTCTCGGGGATGAACTGGCAAACGGTGCAGGCAGAATATGTCGCAGCAATCTGGCAGGCGATCAGCCGGGCCAGCCTGATTGTGATGCGAATGATTCAGCTAACCCGGTCGTTGTTTATATCTGGTGGCATGATGGCAGGGGCGACCGCACTTCACCTATCACTCAATTTGCTGTGAGTGCGCAGCTATGA
- a CDS encoding pilus assembly protein: MNKDSITRLSHVVLPLVLLIPNKTQGAIADHPLSVNVSVQPNIFFMLDDSGSMSYSVIHANEAEAEYPALAKSQKDRWWANELHAFPYPLPDNQGAILKTCAGYNHLYFNNNVIYTPWLGKDKEGIAFDDQSITAARENPYDPTETTDLTQAYIGSYYNDGISLPSVNLKRGYSEWDDKDGDGVFDKGECPDPTLPGYDYERDFITVDKMTPEERTNFANWYTYYRKRGNILKKVMLPIVDNSRARMGLSTLNLRGIEGYPVADMRDQSNREQIKEGILKNYYSGGTALRHKLDQVGQYFENKQPAGLFSTPQVSPILPAEKGGECQKNFAILMSDGAWTSTVAPAIGNADSDNSSAYDGGSYADKEPGQSGTLADVAMHYYERDLMPGLDDKVHISPRDTNKQQHMVTYTVAFGVNGTLDRNPGPDEDSFPWPTPVRLQDTTIDDMRHAAWNGRGEFLSARSPDALEAALNGAIKSIIARTSSSASVATNSSRLNSHSKLYQVRFNTSDWSGELLAYRLNPETGAPDGFLWNSAELIPAAHLRKIYTSDQPRAGGVEFSWEEAAATLAAAGLDEAAVHYLRGDSSLEGSLYRSRGSRLGDIVNSRPVYTTDESVGYFALETEAGLSTYDDYLAGGDADKGEKGGRPAMIYVGANDGMLHGFLADGEMGPDCNPDTQACEGKELFSYIPRALHDQLHQLPDPDYNHRFYVNNSAVIGDAFIPFEGAANESGGRWGSALVGTLGAGGKGVFALDVSNPEAFAEEDILWDYTAADTDPNGKSFADLGYTFARPAVVKLKSDGGTGNNDWGVILGNGYSSTHGKAVLYIIGLKTGEIIWQKEVGAAGSNGLSTPVAIDSNRDSIADIIYAGDLNGNLWKFDVSSDDPRQWDVAFKQAGKAVPLFKACSGSPCLKPQPITTKPLVIRAKSGGLMVLFGTGQYFAEGDNTDTSQVQSYYGIQDLGKTPVERSDLQHQEITYEALASDTGYTDDARALSNYPVNYNSKRGWYLDFNSLNYPGERVVADALLYDEVVHLNTLVPNTSICEFGGKSWSFAFEPQTGKVIERGVFDLNGDGRIDKNDWLDTDADGVKDQASSAVKNQAGLMDSPVILDTEGSGKSYNSDEEGNVPLRDVAGGVRLGRQSWLQIR, encoded by the coding sequence ATGAATAAGGACAGCATAACCCGGCTCTCGCATGTTGTATTGCCACTCGTACTGCTTATACCGAATAAAACCCAGGGGGCTATCGCTGATCACCCGCTCTCGGTGAATGTCTCTGTGCAGCCGAATATATTTTTTATGCTCGATGATTCCGGAAGTATGAGCTACAGCGTGATTCATGCCAATGAGGCTGAAGCGGAATATCCGGCCCTGGCAAAGAGTCAAAAGGACAGGTGGTGGGCTAATGAGCTGCATGCTTTTCCATATCCCCTGCCTGATAATCAGGGAGCAATTCTGAAAACCTGCGCTGGTTATAACCATCTGTATTTCAACAACAACGTTATTTACACCCCTTGGTTGGGAAAAGATAAAGAGGGGATTGCCTTTGACGATCAGTCGATTACGGCTGCTCGGGAAAATCCTTATGATCCAACAGAAACCACTGACCTGACGCAAGCTTACATCGGCTCTTATTACAATGATGGTATCTCCCTTCCCAGCGTAAATTTAAAGCGTGGCTACAGTGAATGGGATGATAAGGATGGCGATGGTGTGTTTGACAAAGGAGAATGCCCTGACCCGACATTACCCGGCTATGACTATGAGCGGGATTTCATTACGGTAGATAAAATGACACCCGAGGAGCGAACAAATTTTGCGAACTGGTACACCTATTACCGTAAAAGGGGAAACATTCTTAAAAAAGTGATGCTTCCTATTGTGGATAACTCCAGAGCCAGAATGGGGCTCAGTACCCTGAATCTCAGGGGGATTGAGGGCTATCCTGTCGCAGATATGCGGGATCAAAGCAATCGGGAGCAAATTAAGGAAGGGATTCTAAAGAACTATTACTCCGGTGGGACTGCGCTCCGTCACAAACTGGATCAGGTTGGTCAGTATTTTGAAAATAAACAGCCCGCCGGGTTATTTTCAACACCACAGGTATCGCCGATTCTTCCTGCTGAGAAGGGAGGAGAGTGCCAGAAAAATTTTGCGATCCTGATGTCTGATGGTGCCTGGACCAGCACAGTGGCACCTGCAATAGGGAATGCCGACAGTGATAACAGCAGCGCCTATGATGGCGGCAGTTATGCTGATAAAGAACCGGGGCAATCGGGTACGCTGGCGGATGTGGCGATGCACTACTATGAGCGGGATTTGATGCCCGGTCTCGATGATAAAGTCCATATATCGCCGCGAGATACAAATAAGCAACAGCATATGGTGACTTACACGGTTGCCTTTGGGGTTAATGGAACCCTCGATCGTAACCCCGGGCCTGATGAAGACAGCTTCCCATGGCCTACCCCTGTGAGGCTGCAGGATACGACCATCGATGACATGCGGCACGCCGCCTGGAATGGCCGGGGCGAATTCCTGTCGGCTCGCTCGCCTGATGCGCTGGAGGCCGCTCTGAACGGGGCGATCAAGAGTATTATTGCGCGCACCTCCTCTTCTGCTTCAGTGGCGACAAATTCTTCCCGGCTGAATAGCCATTCAAAGTTATATCAGGTCCGCTTTAATACCAGCGACTGGAGTGGTGAGCTGTTAGCTTACCGTTTGAATCCCGAGACGGGTGCGCCCGATGGATTCCTGTGGAACAGTGCGGAACTGATACCTGCTGCCCACCTTCGAAAGATCTATACATCGGATCAGCCACGAGCAGGAGGTGTTGAATTCAGTTGGGAAGAGGCTGCAGCAACGCTGGCGGCGGCCGGGTTGGATGAAGCTGCGGTGCACTACCTGAGGGGGGATTCAAGCCTTGAAGGCAGTTTGTATCGCAGTCGTGGGAGCCGGTTAGGCGATATTGTTAATTCCAGACCGGTTTATACCACAGATGAGAGTGTAGGGTATTTTGCTCTGGAAACTGAGGCTGGTTTGTCCACCTATGATGACTATCTGGCCGGGGGGGATGCGGATAAAGGAGAGAAGGGTGGACGTCCTGCGATGATCTATGTTGGGGCGAATGATGGAATGCTGCATGGCTTTCTTGCAGACGGGGAAATGGGGCCTGATTGTAATCCTGATACTCAGGCCTGCGAAGGGAAAGAGCTGTTTTCTTACATCCCGCGTGCCCTGCACGATCAGCTCCATCAGCTTCCGGATCCTGATTACAACCATCGATTTTATGTCAATAACAGCGCGGTAATCGGAGATGCATTTATACCGTTTGAGGGCGCTGCCAATGAGAGTGGTGGCCGCTGGGGGAGCGCGCTGGTCGGCACGCTGGGGGCTGGCGGGAAAGGCGTGTTTGCGCTGGATGTATCCAACCCGGAAGCATTCGCAGAGGAGGATATTCTCTGGGACTATACGGCGGCTGACACAGACCCCAATGGAAAAAGCTTTGCCGACCTCGGGTATACCTTTGCCCGCCCCGCAGTGGTTAAGCTTAAATCGGATGGTGGCACCGGCAACAATGACTGGGGGGTGATTCTCGGTAATGGCTATAGCAGTACCCATGGTAAAGCGGTGCTGTATATCATCGGTTTGAAAACCGGCGAAATTATCTGGCAGAAGGAGGTTGGAGCCGCAGGCAGTAACGGTCTCTCCACCCCGGTTGCCATAGACAGTAACCGGGACAGTATCGCCGACATCATCTACGCGGGTGACCTCAACGGTAATCTGTGGAAGTTCGATGTTTCATCGGACGATCCCCGGCAGTGGGATGTGGCCTTTAAACAGGCCGGCAAGGCTGTGCCACTGTTTAAGGCCTGTTCCGGGAGCCCTTGTCTCAAGCCGCAACCGATTACCACTAAGCCGTTGGTGATCCGGGCAAAATCCGGCGGTTTAATGGTGCTTTTTGGTACCGGTCAATATTTTGCGGAGGGGGATAATACCGACACCTCGCAGGTGCAGAGCTACTATGGCATTCAGGATCTGGGCAAGACGCCGGTTGAACGCTCAGACTTGCAGCATCAGGAAATTACCTACGAAGCGCTGGCCTCCGATACCGGCTATACGGATGATGCCCGGGCCTTGAGTAATTACCCGGTTAATTACAACAGTAAACGGGGTTGGTATCTGGATTTTAACAGTCTGAACTACCCCGGTGAGAGGGTGGTCGCCGATGCGCTGTTGTATGACGAAGTAGTTCACCTGAATACACTGGTTCCGAATACCTCCATCTGTGAATTTGGTGGCAAAAGCTGGAGTTTTGCGTTTGAGCCGCAGACCGGAAAGGTGATTGAGAGGGGTGTTTTTGACCTCAACGGTGATGGCAGGATCGACAAGAATGACTGGTTGGATACAGATGCTGATGGAGTTAAAGATCAGGCCTCTTCAGCAGTCAAAAATCAGGCTGGATTAATGGATTCGCCAGTTATCCTTGATACGGAAGGTTCAGGAAAAAGCTATAACAGTGACGAAGAAGGTAATGTGCCGCTTCGTGATGTGGCTGGTGGAGTCCGCTTAGGCCGACAGTCCTGGCTGCAGATCCGGTGA
- a CDS encoding pilus assembly PilX family protein: MKHPSDTQNGATLIISMIFLLILTVIGLAGMEVVSMEEKIAGNARSRNIAFQAAEAALLEGEALIKAGNLPAFDGSDGFFQPARTGAPVWLEVDWAGNEVRAYTGVGFQELEQSPAYIIEDYGPAPEGSLELNQPERARRFYRVTSRSAGLNRNTEVILQTIFKY; this comes from the coding sequence ATGAAGCATCCGTCCGACACGCAAAATGGCGCGACCCTGATTATCAGTATGATCTTCCTGTTGATACTTACCGTCATAGGTCTGGCCGGTATGGAGGTGGTGAGCATGGAGGAAAAAATCGCCGGTAATGCCCGCAGTCGTAACATTGCCTTTCAGGCCGCAGAGGCCGCATTACTGGAGGGTGAAGCGTTGATAAAAGCTGGCAATTTACCCGCATTTGATGGCAGTGACGGGTTTTTCCAGCCCGCCAGGACAGGGGCGCCTGTTTGGCTTGAGGTTGATTGGGCCGGCAACGAGGTCAGGGCCTATACCGGGGTTGGGTTTCAGGAGCTGGAACAAAGCCCCGCTTATATCATCGAGGACTATGGTCCTGCTCCTGAAGGGAGTCTTGAGCTGAATCAGCCTGAACGAGCGCGTCGCTTTTACCGCGTGACATCACGCTCCGCCGGTTTGAATCGCAATACAGAAGTGATCCTGCAGACCATTTTCAAATACTAG